A single window of Candidatus Lokiarchaeota archaeon DNA harbors:
- a CDS encoding 30S ribosomal protein S30e, which translates to MPGSHGSLTKAGKVREQTPKVDGKERHSPIPRVRNKKNYVKRFVKGKVKGR; encoded by the coding sequence ATGCCTGGATCACACGGTTCATTGACAAAAGCGGGCAAAGTTAGGGAGCAGACACCAAAAGTTGACGGTAAGGAACGCCATTCCCCGATTCCCCGTGTACGCAACAAAAAGAACTATGTCAAGCGGTTTGTTAAAGGCAAGGTCAAAGGTCGCTAA
- a CDS encoding dihydroorotate dehydrogenase electron transfer subunit, whose product MDLKQEVGNPTSIRITRIVEENRSCHTLYFDIPWRDCSIQPGQFIMVWIRDVDEIPLGICYCDDKEMGMTVRRVGEATDALQALQPGDYVGLRGPFGNGFTLNCKNPLLIGGGIGMAPLRYLTKTLLHKGSDVTLLVAAKTESELLLYDYDNRASNSFRLEIATDDGSRGFEGLATELADSLLKKHDFDRIYACGPELMMASLLNLASDYGLPLEASLERYMKCGCGICGTCAMDPQGLMVCVDGPVLSGKKLRQIDEFGSYTRDSTGQRRPL is encoded by the coding sequence ATGGACTTGAAACAAGAAGTAGGGAATCCCACATCTATTCGGATTACTCGGATCGTTGAGGAAAACCGAAGTTGTCACACATTATATTTCGATATTCCTTGGCGTGACTGTTCTATTCAGCCGGGACAATTCATTATGGTGTGGATACGGGATGTGGACGAAATCCCCCTGGGTATCTGCTACTGCGATGATAAAGAAATGGGAATGACTGTAAGACGGGTGGGCGAAGCAACGGATGCTCTACAGGCGCTACAACCCGGAGACTATGTTGGTCTAAGAGGTCCCTTTGGAAATGGTTTTACTTTGAACTGTAAGAATCCCTTGCTCATAGGGGGCGGAATTGGAATGGCTCCTCTTCGCTATCTCACAAAAACACTTCTCCACAAAGGTTCCGATGTAACGCTACTTGTAGCAGCAAAGACCGAAAGCGAACTACTACTCTACGACTATGATAATCGTGCTTCAAACAGTTTCAGGCTGGAAATAGCAACAGACGACGGGTCACGCGGTTTTGAGGGACTCGCTACAGAACTGGCAGACTCACTCTTGAAAAAGCATGATTTTGATAGAATTTATGCTTGCGGTCCAGAACTTATGATGGCTAGTCTTCTCAACTTAGCCTCAGATTACGGACTCCCTTTGGAAGCATCGCTTGAGAGGTACATGAAATGTGGTTGCGGTATTTGCGGTACCTGCGCAATGGATCCACAGGGGCTTATGGTATGTGTGGATGGGCCAGTACTTTCTGGAAAAAAGCTGCGCCAAATCGATGAGTTTGGATCATATACTCGTGATTCTACAGGACAAAGACGTCCTCTCTAA
- a CDS encoding dihydroorotate dehydrogenase — protein sequence MARVARNGADVVVTKSVGLEPRKGYPGPNITVSHSGLLNAVGLANPGIDSFLQELRILQRHNIPFVISVFGRTEKEISQVARIAVEAEPSALELNLSCPHAEISQIAHSPKLTGDFVSAVKDTVSIPVFAKLTPNASDIVAVGLAAEEAGADAIVAINTVQGMKIDIKQKAPVLANKVGGLSGPAIFPVAVRCIYDLYHVVSIPIIGVGGVSTWEDAVEMHLAGASAIQIGTATLRGLDVFADIREGVEEYLVREGFSKTSEIVGLAGGN from the coding sequence ATGGCACGAGTGGCAAGAAACGGGGCTGATGTTGTTGTAACCAAATCTGTGGGCTTGGAACCCAGAAAAGGTTACCCCGGGCCGAACATCACGGTATCCCATTCAGGTTTGCTGAACGCGGTAGGCCTTGCCAATCCTGGTATTGATAGTTTTCTGCAAGAACTCCGGATTCTGCAAAGACACAACATCCCCTTTGTCATTAGCGTATTTGGCCGCACAGAAAAGGAAATCTCTCAAGTAGCCCGGATAGCAGTAGAAGCTGAACCCTCTGCTCTTGAGCTCAACCTTTCTTGTCCACATGCAGAAATAAGTCAAATCGCCCACAGTCCCAAGCTGACTGGGGATTTTGTGAGTGCAGTCAAAGATACCGTGAGCATTCCAGTTTTTGCAAAATTGACTCCAAACGCCAGTGATATTGTGGCTGTAGGACTGGCGGCGGAAGAAGCAGGTGCCGATGCCATCGTAGCCATCAATACGGTCCAAGGCATGAAGATAGATATCAAGCAGAAAGCTCCAGTCTTAGCCAACAAAGTTGGAGGCCTTTCTGGCCCAGCTATCTTCCCTGTTGCTGTGCGGTGCATCTACGATCTCTATCACGTTGTGTCTATACCCATAATCGGTGTAGGTGGTGTATCCACCTGGGAAGACGCAGTAGAAATGCATCTGGCTGGGGCAAGCGCTATTCAAATTGGAACAGCAACGCTTCGTGGGCTGGATGTGTTTGCAGATATTCGAGAGGGAGTGGAGGAATATTTGGTTCGTGAAGGATTCAGCAAGACCTCTGAAATAGTTGGTCTCGCAGGAGGGAACTAG
- a CDS encoding C/D box methylation guide ribonucleoprotein complex aNOP56 subunit (functions along with aFIB and aL7a; guides 2'-O-methylation of ribose to specific sites in RNAs), translating to MTRVYLTLNALGAFLLDKEGDILANKMAYPDTELAARNLIAMRQGKTTDLLKSIINEIPRDDETTVVIETRWLKEALQDETNLRIEVEDISSPIKWFRATGEKKLIDQNLVGSEKESIEFRKEVAVHISRDRIRAATEERDLLVKHAIDSLDEIDPSINEMDMRLREWYSLHFPSLVKKIEDTKTLAKIISEGGLKSKITPESLDNLGLSQKKVEAISTSRSKDTGADIRPKDAEIISNLAESLLKQIRLRENLQEYVEKTMTEVAPNMSTLVEPLIAARILSHAGSLKELARKPSSTVQVYGAEKALFRSLKTGAKPPKHGVIYQVPEIHTAPYWQRGNISRALAGKLSIAARVDAYSKRNIGGKLRAEFEEKIAEIQRKYPEPPDRTEKDKGGK from the coding sequence ATGACGCGGGTCTATCTCACGCTCAATGCTCTAGGAGCTTTCCTACTAGATAAGGAAGGTGACATTCTTGCCAATAAGATGGCATATCCAGATACCGAGCTGGCAGCTCGTAACCTTATTGCAATGCGACAGGGAAAAACGACAGATTTACTGAAATCTATAATCAATGAAATCCCGCGTGATGATGAAACAACAGTTGTAATAGAGACCCGCTGGTTGAAAGAAGCACTTCAAGACGAGACCAATTTACGGATAGAGGTTGAAGATATCAGCTCTCCCATCAAATGGTTCAGGGCTACAGGCGAGAAAAAACTCATTGATCAGAACCTTGTAGGATCAGAAAAGGAGTCCATAGAATTCAGGAAAGAGGTGGCTGTGCATATTTCAAGAGACAGAATACGAGCAGCAACCGAAGAAAGAGACTTGCTTGTGAAACACGCAATTGATTCCCTCGACGAGATAGATCCTTCTATAAACGAAATGGACATGCGTTTGAGAGAATGGTATTCCCTGCATTTTCCGAGTCTTGTAAAGAAAATAGAAGATACTAAGACGCTAGCTAAGATAATTTCAGAAGGTGGACTCAAAAGCAAAATAACCCCCGAGAGTCTAGACAATTTAGGTCTGAGCCAGAAGAAGGTGGAAGCTATTTCTACAAGTCGCAGTAAGGATACTGGAGCGGATATCAGGCCGAAGGATGCTGAGATCATTTCCAATCTTGCCGAATCTTTGCTCAAACAAATCAGGCTCAGAGAGAATCTTCAAGAATATGTCGAGAAGACCATGACAGAAGTGGCGCCGAATATGTCAACTCTCGTGGAACCACTCATTGCCGCGAGGATTCTTAGCCATGCTGGATCCCTGAAGGAACTGGCTAGGAAACCCTCAAGCACCGTTCAGGTATACGGGGCAGAGAAGGCACTATTCAGGAGCCTCAAAACGGGAGCGAAACCGCCGAAGCATGGTGTAATATATCAGGTTCCAGAAATCCATACGGCTCCCTACTGGCAAAGGGGAAACATCTCTAGAGCTCTAGCAGGCAAATTGTCGATTGCTGCACGAGTAGACGCATATTCAAAACGGAATATTGGAGGAAAACTCAGGGCAGAGTTTGAAGAGAAAATAGCAGAGATTCAGCGGAAATATCCGGAGCCACCAGATAGGACGGAGAAGGACAAAGGGGGGAAGTGA
- a CDS encoding fibrillarin-like rRNA/tRNA 2'-O-methyltransferase: protein MQEIEEYKFPGVFKSKQKQKLKLWTQSLVPGKKVYGEKLIQVGDKEYRAWSANRSKLAAAIIKGVRHMPIQPGSRVLYLGAASGTTVSHVSDIVGPNGVVYAVEFSPRTARELIALSEKRDNIVPIVDDARHPNRYAPFLMGIIDVVYQDIAQVNQARILYENLRQFCSYGAWGLIAVKARSIDAAEEIESIYKRVVTELDDYGLEVMERVNLEPLEKAHSMVVTRVKEEFV from the coding sequence ATGCAAGAAATAGAGGAATACAAGTTTCCGGGCGTATTCAAGAGCAAGCAGAAACAAAAACTGAAGCTTTGGACTCAATCATTGGTACCAGGAAAGAAAGTCTATGGTGAGAAACTGATTCAGGTTGGTGACAAAGAGTACAGGGCTTGGTCAGCTAACAGGTCAAAGCTAGCTGCAGCCATCATCAAAGGCGTTAGACATATGCCAATCCAACCAGGTTCTAGAGTATTGTACCTAGGAGCAGCTTCTGGGACTACTGTAAGTCATGTTTCAGATATTGTAGGCCCGAATGGTGTTGTCTATGCGGTTGAATTCTCCCCGAGGACAGCTAGAGAACTGATTGCTCTATCAGAAAAGCGAGATAACATCGTGCCAATCGTTGATGATGCCAGGCATCCAAATAGATACGCGCCATTTCTGATGGGCATCATCGATGTAGTGTACCAAGATATTGCTCAGGTGAATCAAGCGCGAATTCTATATGAAAACCTCAGACAATTCTGCTCATATGGTGCGTGGGGCTTAATCGCTGTTAAGGCGCGCAGTATAGATGCTGCTGAGGAAATTGAGAGTATCTACAAACGAGTGGTTACCGAGCTGGACGATTATGGCCTTGAAGTAATGGAACGTGTTAATCTGGAGCCCCTAGAGAAGGCACATTCGATGGTGGTAACTCGCGTCAAGGAGGAATTCGTCTGA
- a CDS encoding DUF61 family protein produces the protein MRLSSFIERKIEREIESLNDHLPTTRLTLKEALQEDAPHFVTRGGKKSAIKKPELELLADLVPEPFHDKIILPIVLLRRIDLGAGIFSISGTKHTLFLAHKILGYVDLQWDELSKWKTRDRLVRPQVQQLRRKIPSASCLGITTETG, from the coding sequence ATTCGTCTGAGCTCATTTATTGAACGTAAAATAGAGCGAGAAATTGAATCCCTGAACGATCATTTGCCCACAACTCGCTTGACCCTCAAAGAGGCCTTGCAAGAAGATGCCCCTCATTTCGTTACCAGAGGGGGAAAGAAGAGTGCAATCAAAAAACCAGAACTGGAACTACTTGCAGATCTCGTTCCGGAGCCATTCCATGACAAAATCATCTTGCCAATCGTATTGTTGAGACGCATCGATCTTGGTGCTGGCATCTTCTCGATATCGGGCACTAAGCACACCTTGTTTCTCGCACATAAAATACTAGGATATGTTGACCTACAATGGGATGAGCTGTCTAAATGGAAAACCCGTGATAGATTGGTCAGGCCTCAAGTACAGCAGTTACGGAGGAAAATCCCCTCAGCTTCCTGCCTTGGAATAACAACCGAGACAGGGTGA
- a CDS encoding transcriptional regulator: protein MTKSRGQLIQEIKSQLDDAGFNLSTKCDLRPTCFDMVARRGGQLLLIKVLTNVDALTKEDALALQLVAHFFEATPVVIGRKTRRGKLDAGVVYRRYGVPTIEPKSFNSIVTEKEMPKEFIQRGGRFVSIDGARLKDLRQSRSMTKEELADSVDVSTRTILSYEKNEVDVSKDVAERLEQVLDAELVVPVNLFEEEVIQREDVSPQEPSPASFESRVNEFFKKLGMRVLWTDRAPFHLAAKEEGPPLMSSVGSIRSWALKKRTDILRSVSDVTDSSAVIIVEEGKAVECLAELPVIRQLELGDIEKPNELKKIIAERSEK, encoded by the coding sequence ATGACTAAGTCTAGAGGCCAGCTGATTCAAGAAATCAAATCACAACTAGATGATGCTGGATTTAACCTTTCAACGAAGTGCGACTTGAGGCCAACCTGTTTTGACATGGTCGCACGAAGAGGGGGTCAGTTGCTATTGATCAAGGTGTTAACAAACGTTGATGCCCTCACCAAAGAAGATGCTTTGGCCCTTCAGCTAGTTGCGCACTTCTTCGAAGCAACCCCAGTCGTCATCGGTCGGAAAACCAGAAGAGGAAAACTGGATGCGGGCGTCGTTTACAGACGATATGGAGTACCAACAATCGAGCCCAAGAGCTTCAATAGCATCGTTACTGAGAAGGAAATGCCCAAGGAATTCATACAGAGAGGAGGAAGGTTCGTCTCGATTGATGGAGCCAGGTTGAAAGATCTTAGACAATCAAGAAGCATGACAAAAGAAGAGCTTGCAGACAGTGTCGATGTCTCGACACGAACGATTCTATCATATGAGAAGAATGAAGTTGATGTGAGCAAGGATGTGGCGGAACGGCTTGAGCAAGTGCTAGACGCTGAGTTGGTAGTTCCTGTAAATCTCTTTGAAGAAGAAGTAATTCAAAGAGAGGACGTGTCTCCACAAGAACCCAGCCCGGCCAGCTTTGAGAGTCGTGTCAACGAGTTCTTCAAGAAGCTGGGAATGAGAGTCCTATGGACAGATAGGGCACCATTTCATCTTGCGGCCAAGGAAGAAGGGCCACCACTCATGTCCAGTGTCGGATCAATTCGAAGCTGGGCCCTTAAGAAACGGACAGACATTCTCAGAAGCGTTTCGGATGTGACCGATAGTAGTGCAGTAATAATCGTGGAAGAGGGCAAGGCAGTGGAATGCTTGGCTGAACTACCAGTCATCAGACAACTAGAGTTAGGAGATATTGAGAAACCCAACGAACTCAAGAAGATAATCGCAGAGCGTTCCGAGAAGTAA
- a CDS encoding ribonuclease HII, with the protein MSGIPNRDDRYLVMNMTDDDTILQLVAGVDEAGRGPMIGPMVVCGVAFDVADIQRLESLGVKDSKLLTATRREELYEHISELAENMVITPISAAQIDDARKRGISLNDIELDAFVSIINELQPSEVFVDAADVDADRFGRQIIERCTLTPNCSVVSEHRADITYPVVSAASVLAKVERDHRIEELHAIHGDFGSGYPSDSVSVGFIQAVVSETGDVPDIVRRTWSPVRKILLDAKTEQSQLDSF; encoded by the coding sequence ATGAGTGGGATTCCAAATCGAGATGACCGTTACTTGGTGATGAATATGACAGACGACGATACGATTTTGCAGCTCGTAGCTGGCGTGGACGAAGCCGGGCGAGGTCCGATGATTGGTCCTATGGTCGTGTGTGGAGTGGCCTTTGATGTAGCGGATATCCAACGGCTTGAATCGCTTGGAGTCAAAGACTCGAAATTACTGACAGCAACGAGACGTGAAGAGTTGTATGAACACATCTCGGAGCTGGCGGAGAACATGGTTATCACACCGATATCAGCTGCTCAGATAGATGATGCCCGGAAACGAGGTATCTCACTGAATGATATCGAGCTTGATGCCTTTGTCTCGATTATAAATGAGCTGCAGCCCTCCGAGGTATTTGTGGATGCGGCGGATGTTGATGCGGATAGATTTGGAAGACAGATTATCGAACGGTGCACTCTGACTCCCAATTGCAGTGTTGTCTCAGAGCACAGAGCTGATATCACGTATCCGGTAGTTTCGGCTGCATCAGTGCTTGCAAAAGTTGAACGCGACCACCGGATAGAGGAACTACATGCTATTCATGGCGATTTTGGATCTGGATACCCCTCTGACTCTGTTAGTGTGGGGTTCATTCAAGCGGTGGTTTCGGAAACTGGGGATGTACCCGACATCGTCAGACGGACATGGAGTCCGGTCCGAAAAATCTTGTTGGATGCGAAGACGGAACAATCCCAGCTCGATTCCTTCTAG